GGGTGCAGAGCCACGACCCACCCAGCCTCGTCCGATGGGAACGTTGCACTTTCAGTCATTTACACCGATTGCTCCTTCCCACAGGTGAAGTAGAGTCCTGTGAGCTCTTTGTATTTTTGCACATTTTCTGTAGATGAAAGACATGCAGAACTGATCTTGCTCCACGACAAAActaatagtatttttcttttttattctgcatGACAGCAGAAGCAAACTACATCTAAATAAACGCTTCTAGTTAGgactaaaaatacatttgtatgtGGGAATCAGTGGCATTAGTCACGCTGATTGCATTACAGGTCTAGGTGTttagctagaaaataaaaaagccacagttACGTTTTAGCTGTCAGTTAGGTATCAGTGATTGTAGACATTATCGTACCGTCTAAAGCTCCCAGCACTACTGAGGGCTCCACACCCGACTACTAGACATATTTGTATCATCCCTCAGAGAGTTCCCAAGCAACTGAAATATACTCTGTAGGATGTACAGGTTTTGATTTTAATAGTAATAATCACTTTAAATTCTTTCCTAAATTTTCGGAATAAACCATAAGCCTTTAGGGAAATGGATATTTTCAAATCACCTGTAGTAAAGTGCAGACAACACCCTCAATTTTAGCAGTGCATTATAACAGAAGTTTCACTGTGAGAATGAAATGTGTTGTAGTTGTCACAGTCCCCTGGTACCCGTATGGGTGTTACAGGGACAGGGGAATGCAGAAGCCACACCTCTGTTGTCACCTAAAGTAAAAACATTTAGACAAAGTTTTCTTGACCCCTTCCTATACCTTTACAGCACAAAGAGGGAATAcccttttgaatatttttaaatgaataaaaatgtctgAATGTGTATTTaagcagacatttttttcttgtatgtgAAAAAGATACTGATAGTGCTGACTGAAGTGAAACAAACCCTGGTCCTACATATACTTTGGAGCACAACTTTACTAGGACATAAGGTCCCAATTTGAATGAATAGGGTTTGCGAGGCACAGAAGAGCAAGGGATTTGTAGGTCTGAATTCTTCTTTACTGTAAGGCAGCTAGAAATAGTTAGACCTTATTTTATGCACTGTTTAGTTGGGCATTAACTCCGAGTTCTTTCTGATGGCTTAAAGCTTAATTTTGCACAGCCCATGCTCTGTTGGTCTGTGATACAGCAGATAAATTCATTGGTTCTCTTGTCATAATTTTAACTAtggaataaaatataattaacaaAGAAGGCAAGGGACCTTAAATTAGAAATACTACTCATCTCGTggcctggccagcagctggttcCTGCTGCTGACTCTGCACTGCTGGGCCTCCGCAGGGATTGCGGGTAGGAAGGGAGGAGTTGGGGATAGAGCCCAGAGCGTGTCCTCCAACATGTCAGGTATTTGAGCACCTAAGGACGGTTTCTGCTGACATGGGGAAGGAAAACGAGAGATGTGCATGGACAAGAATCCTCTGGAGCTGGTGGGATTTGCTTGTGCAACCTCAGGCTCCTCAGGCGCTGTTACTGCATGTGCTGCGTGTGCTCTTGTCTCAGTGAACACAAACTAAACGCATTTCTTCTCCACAGGCAGGTTCCATGCAGGCATACCTACATCAGTGCTTAGTTTGCTGTGAATGTCATGCAAAGTGTCATGCATCTTATGTTCTCTCCTAACACAACAGGCTGTTTTATTAACCGTTGTTCGAAATAACCCCAGGTAACCTGTAAGTACATTGTCTTTCCTAGTCAGGTCTTTACTCCCATTCAAGACCCATGGTTGCTATTCTAGAACCGCAAGGTGAGAATTTGTAGTACCACTGAAAAATCATTACTGAATGCTTTGTTTGGGAAAAACACATAAAGTCATAAATACATCGAAATTGAATTGAAAGTTACTGATCCTGAACCCACTGACCATAAGTCATGCTGATGCCGAGGGAGAGTGTGATCCGCAGCTTAGTAAGACTATATTGGCTAATTAGAAAAAACGCAAGTTTATCTATGCAGCAACTGCTGTTCCAAGTGGCATATACCTTCCCAGTGATACTCACCTGTTCTGTGAATATCAGGCTGTGAAAAAGTGGAAGGAAGCCAAGTCTGCACATGCTTAGTGCTGGCTCTGTGGTCAGATCTTTTATATTTGAGGGGAAGGTAAATAAGGGAAAGGAGGATGTGAATTCACTGGTTTGCTGTTCCGGTGCGCAGGGTGAGCCCCGGCCGTAACGCAGCcgctctctcttcttttcctcgagGTGTCCAAGTGCTCCGAAGAGATCAAGAACTACATTGAGGAGCGGTCGGGTGAGGACCCGCTGGTGAAGGGGATTCCCGAAGAAAAGAACCCCTTCAAGGAGAAGGGAGGCTGTGTCATCGCTTAGGAACACGAGCCCAGCGCCTGCCACCGGAGCAGACACTCTTCTTGTACCTGTAGGGAGTCACTAGCGAGTCCCCACCGCCGCCGGTCCTTGTTGAACGAGCACAGGAgaggatttctttttcctttttgtttgtttgtttgtttgtttgttttcttacaaaaaataaagaaaccaacCCGAAAGCAGCCAAGACCCGCGCCGGTCGCTCGGCAGGGACGGCTGTGCCCCGCTC
The DNA window shown above is from Strix aluco isolate bStrAlu1 chromosome 1, bStrAlu1.hap1, whole genome shotgun sequence and carries:
- the LOC141928108 gene encoding guanine nucleotide-binding protein G(I)/G(S)/G(O) subunit gamma-11, which produces MPAINIEDLSEKDKLKMEVEQLRKEVKLERQLVSKCSEEIKNYIEERSGEDPLVKGIPEEKNPFKEKGGCVIA